A DNA window from Leopardus geoffroyi isolate Oge1 chromosome A1, O.geoffroyi_Oge1_pat1.0, whole genome shotgun sequence contains the following coding sequences:
- the INSYN2B gene encoding protein INSYN2B isoform X2 — protein MAQQNMKVRPVLLKRNSLESVEFVKQPHHRRSKSQQVRFKEDGTSKTPPGLAEADVQTSEDPGAMGKTQASRHHHLPTYSLSFPRSQKAGGFRNIAIQTSPSLRKHFPVFKRKRLTASKSLVEMPTASQSAIQVNGNLSEQDIVSSDLAYLRLAQHLEDGPQRVKVSHPFPPRMSKVQSNGPISICLEAGAWRASEKATAAIQVPDDIYHSPTWAARKSTFSPDRSGDISNSIHPLVDICPGDGRTVPLSDSERSPSCLNATSDASHMPGTGKLKPELLLPKDNSDDKDLGPLSSRSKETCVPSPPRTHRSPSPGSHSQPAHPGGASDYSSSSNNHQDLLSLKTNSVSKSVPMCQEQMAKNPTQSDTQDFQNCSGNSHLPAPFPRRETTLQSSRETGGINPIHLARGELCDLQGRLQSVEESLHSNQEKIKVLLNVIQDLEKARALTEGRNFYRTGQDLNNCSTCQNTACIIYRAWLSILEWRCKHLLYLLCKLCAHSNIKMSRTTQSSVGSFAKVTLER, from the exons GGACCAGTAAGACTCCACCTGGCCTAGCTGAGGCTGATGTCCAGACTTCTGAGGACCCAGGTGCGATGGGCAAGACTCAAGCCTCCAGGCACCATCACCTTCCCACCTACTCACTCTCCTTCCCCAGGTCCCAGAAGGCAGGGGGCTTTCGGAACATTGCGATCCAAACCTCCCCCAGTCTCAGGAAGCATTTCCCAGTTTTCAAAAGGAAGAGACTCACAGCCAGCAAATCCCTGGTAGAAATGCCAACAGCATCCCAAAGTGCCATCCAGGTCAACGGCAACCTCTCTGAACAGGACATTGTGTCCTCTGACCTTGCCTACTTAAGATTGGCTCAGCATCTTGAGGATGGGCCTCAAAGGGTCAAAGTGTCTCATCCATTTCCTCCTAGAATGTCCAAGGTGCAGAGCAATGGGCCTATTAGCATATGCTTGGAAGCAGGGGCTTGGAGGGCCTCAGAGAAAGCAACTGCTGCCATTCAGGTCCCCGATGATATTTACCACAGTCCTACCTGGGCAGCTAGAAAGTCCACTTTCAGCCCAGACAGGTCAGGTGATATAAGCAACTCCATACATCCTTTGGTTGACATATGTCCGGGTGATGGGAGAACAGTGCCACTATCAGATTCAGAAAGATCCCCTTCCTGCTTAAATGCCACCAGCGATGCCAGCCACATGCCAGGCACAGGGAAACTTAAACCCGAATTGCTTTTGCCCAAAGACAACTCTGATGACAAAGACCTTGGACCATTGTCATCTCGGTCAAAGGAAACATGTGTTCCCTCACCTCCACGGACTCACCGCTCCCCCTCACCAGGCTCCCACAGCCAGCCAGCCCATCCGGGAGGGGCTTCAGACTATTCTTCATCGAGCAACAATCACCAGGATCTGCTGTCACTCAAAACTAACAGTGTGTCAAAATCTGTCCCCATGTGTCAGGAGCAGATGGCAAAGAACCCCACCCAGTCAGACACCCAGGACTTTCAAAATTGTTCAGGAAACAGTCACCTCCCAGCTCCTTTTCCAAGGAGGGAGACCACACTGCAGAGCAGCAGAGAGACTGGTGGGATTAATCCAATTCACCTGGCACGGGGAGAGCTCTGTGATCTCCAAGGCAGGCTGCAGTCCGTGGAGGAATCTCTGCATTCGAACCAAGAGAAAATTAAAGTCCTTTTGAATGTAATCCAAGACTTGGAGAAAGCTCGCGCTCTCACAGAAGG GCGCAACTTTTATCGAACTGGCCAAGATCTCAACAACTGCAGTACCTGCCAGAATACAGCGTGCATCATATACAG GGCCTGGTTGTCCATTCTTGAATGGAGATGTAAACACCTACTCTACCTACTTTGTAAGCTCTGTGCACATTCCAACATCAAAATGAGCAGAACGACTCAGAGCTCAGTTGGATCATTTGCCAAAGTTACCCTGGAACGATGA
- the INSYN2B gene encoding protein INSYN2B isoform X3 — protein sequence MAQQNMKVRPVLLKRNSLESVEFVKQPHHRRSKSQQVRFKEDGTSKTPPGLAEADVQTSEDPGAMGKTQASRHHHLPTYSLSFPRSQKAGGFRNIAIQTSPSLRKHFPVFKRKRLTASKSLVEMPTASQSAIQVNGNLSEQDIVSSDLAYLRLAQHLEDGPQRVKVSHPFPPRMSKVQSNGPISICLEAGAWRASEKATAAIQVPDDIYHSPTWAARKSTFSPDRSGDISNSIHPLVDICPGDGRTVPLSDSERSPSCLNATSDASHMPGTGKLKPELLLPKDNSDDKDLGPLSSRSKETCVPSPPRTHRSPSPGSHSQPAHPGGASDYSSSSNNHQDLLSLKTNSVSKSVPMCQEQMAKNPTQSDTQDFQNCSGNSHLPAPFPRRETTLQSSRETGGINPIHLARGELCDLQGRLQSVEESLHSNQEKIKVLLNVIQDLEKARALTEGRNFYRTGQDLNNCSTCQNTACIIYRI from the exons GGACCAGTAAGACTCCACCTGGCCTAGCTGAGGCTGATGTCCAGACTTCTGAGGACCCAGGTGCGATGGGCAAGACTCAAGCCTCCAGGCACCATCACCTTCCCACCTACTCACTCTCCTTCCCCAGGTCCCAGAAGGCAGGGGGCTTTCGGAACATTGCGATCCAAACCTCCCCCAGTCTCAGGAAGCATTTCCCAGTTTTCAAAAGGAAGAGACTCACAGCCAGCAAATCCCTGGTAGAAATGCCAACAGCATCCCAAAGTGCCATCCAGGTCAACGGCAACCTCTCTGAACAGGACATTGTGTCCTCTGACCTTGCCTACTTAAGATTGGCTCAGCATCTTGAGGATGGGCCTCAAAGGGTCAAAGTGTCTCATCCATTTCCTCCTAGAATGTCCAAGGTGCAGAGCAATGGGCCTATTAGCATATGCTTGGAAGCAGGGGCTTGGAGGGCCTCAGAGAAAGCAACTGCTGCCATTCAGGTCCCCGATGATATTTACCACAGTCCTACCTGGGCAGCTAGAAAGTCCACTTTCAGCCCAGACAGGTCAGGTGATATAAGCAACTCCATACATCCTTTGGTTGACATATGTCCGGGTGATGGGAGAACAGTGCCACTATCAGATTCAGAAAGATCCCCTTCCTGCTTAAATGCCACCAGCGATGCCAGCCACATGCCAGGCACAGGGAAACTTAAACCCGAATTGCTTTTGCCCAAAGACAACTCTGATGACAAAGACCTTGGACCATTGTCATCTCGGTCAAAGGAAACATGTGTTCCCTCACCTCCACGGACTCACCGCTCCCCCTCACCAGGCTCCCACAGCCAGCCAGCCCATCCGGGAGGGGCTTCAGACTATTCTTCATCGAGCAACAATCACCAGGATCTGCTGTCACTCAAAACTAACAGTGTGTCAAAATCTGTCCCCATGTGTCAGGAGCAGATGGCAAAGAACCCCACCCAGTCAGACACCCAGGACTTTCAAAATTGTTCAGGAAACAGTCACCTCCCAGCTCCTTTTCCAAGGAGGGAGACCACACTGCAGAGCAGCAGAGAGACTGGTGGGATTAATCCAATTCACCTGGCACGGGGAGAGCTCTGTGATCTCCAAGGCAGGCTGCAGTCCGTGGAGGAATCTCTGCATTCGAACCAAGAGAAAATTAAAGTCCTTTTGAATGTAATCCAAGACTTGGAGAAAGCTCGCGCTCTCACAGAAGG GCGCAACTTTTATCGAACTGGCCAAGATCTCAACAACTGCAGTACCTGCCAGAATACAGCGTGCATCATATACAG AATATGA
- the INSYN2B gene encoding protein INSYN2B isoform X1, with product MAQQNMKVRPVLLKRNSLESVEFVKQPHHRRSKSQQVRFKEDGTSKTPPGLAEADVQTSEDPGAMGKTQASRHHHLPTYSLSFPRSQKAGGFRNIAIQTSPSLRKHFPVFKRKRLTASKSLVEMPTASQSAIQVNGNLSEQDIVSSDLAYLRLAQHLEDGPQRVKVSHPFPPRMSKVQSNGPISICLEAGAWRASEKATAAIQVPDDIYHSPTWAARKSTFSPDRSGDISNSIHPLVDICPGDGRTVPLSDSERSPSCLNATSDASHMPGTGKLKPELLLPKDNSDDKDLGPLSSRSKETCVPSPPRTHRSPSPGSHSQPAHPGGASDYSSSSNNHQDLLSLKTNSVSKSVPMCQEQMAKNPTQSDTQDFQNCSGNSHLPAPFPRRETTLQSSRETGGINPIHLARGELCDLQGRLQSVEESLHSNQEKIKVLLNVIQDLEKARALTEGRNFYRTGQDLNNCSTCQNTACIIYSVEYDFRQQEGRFHEVLQSLEEAEPVEEASPPPKSPAEPPVPEKQDLRRKTKKVKKKCFWWI from the exons GGACCAGTAAGACTCCACCTGGCCTAGCTGAGGCTGATGTCCAGACTTCTGAGGACCCAGGTGCGATGGGCAAGACTCAAGCCTCCAGGCACCATCACCTTCCCACCTACTCACTCTCCTTCCCCAGGTCCCAGAAGGCAGGGGGCTTTCGGAACATTGCGATCCAAACCTCCCCCAGTCTCAGGAAGCATTTCCCAGTTTTCAAAAGGAAGAGACTCACAGCCAGCAAATCCCTGGTAGAAATGCCAACAGCATCCCAAAGTGCCATCCAGGTCAACGGCAACCTCTCTGAACAGGACATTGTGTCCTCTGACCTTGCCTACTTAAGATTGGCTCAGCATCTTGAGGATGGGCCTCAAAGGGTCAAAGTGTCTCATCCATTTCCTCCTAGAATGTCCAAGGTGCAGAGCAATGGGCCTATTAGCATATGCTTGGAAGCAGGGGCTTGGAGGGCCTCAGAGAAAGCAACTGCTGCCATTCAGGTCCCCGATGATATTTACCACAGTCCTACCTGGGCAGCTAGAAAGTCCACTTTCAGCCCAGACAGGTCAGGTGATATAAGCAACTCCATACATCCTTTGGTTGACATATGTCCGGGTGATGGGAGAACAGTGCCACTATCAGATTCAGAAAGATCCCCTTCCTGCTTAAATGCCACCAGCGATGCCAGCCACATGCCAGGCACAGGGAAACTTAAACCCGAATTGCTTTTGCCCAAAGACAACTCTGATGACAAAGACCTTGGACCATTGTCATCTCGGTCAAAGGAAACATGTGTTCCCTCACCTCCACGGACTCACCGCTCCCCCTCACCAGGCTCCCACAGCCAGCCAGCCCATCCGGGAGGGGCTTCAGACTATTCTTCATCGAGCAACAATCACCAGGATCTGCTGTCACTCAAAACTAACAGTGTGTCAAAATCTGTCCCCATGTGTCAGGAGCAGATGGCAAAGAACCCCACCCAGTCAGACACCCAGGACTTTCAAAATTGTTCAGGAAACAGTCACCTCCCAGCTCCTTTTCCAAGGAGGGAGACCACACTGCAGAGCAGCAGAGAGACTGGTGGGATTAATCCAATTCACCTGGCACGGGGAGAGCTCTGTGATCTCCAAGGCAGGCTGCAGTCCGTGGAGGAATCTCTGCATTCGAACCAAGAGAAAATTAAAGTCCTTTTGAATGTAATCCAAGACTTGGAGAAAGCTCGCGCTCTCACAGAAGG GCGCAACTTTTATCGAACTGGCCAAGATCTCAACAACTGCAGTACCTGCCAGAATACAGCGTGCATCATATACAG TGTAGAATATGATTTTCGACAGCAGGAAGGCAGGTTCCATGAAGTTCTACAGAGTCTGGAGGAAGCAGAACCAGTTGAGGAGGCATCTCCCCCACCAAAGTCCCCAGCAGAGCCTCCAGTCCCTGAGAAACAGGACTtaaggaggaaaaccaagaaagtgaagaagaaatgcTTCTGGTGGATCTGA